One part of the Streptomyces ferrugineus genome encodes these proteins:
- a CDS encoding ABC transporter substrate-binding protein: protein MLHRRRGTAAVALAVAAALSLAACGGSNGGADKESTAEAGDKKAVAQGGDDFSDAAKKTAAMGTDAKAGEWPRTIEHAMGETEIKSQPKRVVVLDVGELDNVVSLGIKPVGLAPTEGSPELPSYLKKDAGTPANVGTINNLNLEAIAGLKPDLILGSQLRAADKYDELSKIAPTVFSLRPGFTWKENYLLNAAALDKTAEAKAKLAAYDKKVDELDAKLGADKPTVSMVRYLPDGLIRLYANASFIGTILKDAGIPRPKNQDIDDLAAEVSAENIDQADGDYIFTGVYGDPKATDKSRAQGNPLWKNLKAVKEGRAYDVPDETWYLGLGVTAAEEVLADLEKYLTK from the coding sequence ATGCTTCACCGGCGCCGCGGCACTGCCGCCGTCGCTCTTGCCGTCGCCGCCGCCCTGTCCCTCGCGGCCTGCGGCGGTTCCAACGGCGGCGCGGACAAGGAGTCCACGGCCGAGGCCGGGGACAAGAAGGCCGTGGCTCAGGGCGGCGACGACTTCTCGGACGCCGCGAAGAAGACCGCGGCGATGGGCACCGACGCCAAGGCCGGCGAGTGGCCGCGCACCATCGAGCACGCCATGGGCGAGACCGAGATCAAGTCCCAGCCCAAGCGTGTCGTGGTCCTGGACGTCGGCGAGCTCGACAACGTCGTGTCGCTCGGCATCAAGCCGGTCGGCCTCGCGCCCACCGAGGGCTCTCCTGAACTCCCGTCCTACCTGAAGAAGGACGCCGGTACCCCGGCGAACGTCGGCACCATCAACAACCTCAATCTGGAGGCGATCGCCGGCCTCAAGCCGGACCTGATCCTCGGCAGCCAGCTGCGCGCCGCGGACAAGTACGACGAGCTGTCGAAGATCGCGCCCACCGTCTTCTCCCTGCGCCCCGGCTTCACCTGGAAGGAGAACTACCTCCTGAACGCCGCGGCCCTGGACAAGACCGCCGAGGCCAAGGCGAAGCTCGCCGCCTACGACAAGAAGGTCGACGAGCTCGACGCCAAGCTCGGCGCCGACAAGCCGACCGTGTCGATGGTGCGTTACCTGCCCGACGGCCTGATCCGGCTGTACGCCAACGCCTCGTTCATCGGCACCATCCTCAAGGACGCCGGCATCCCGCGCCCGAAGAACCAGGACATCGACGACCTGGCCGCCGAGGTCAGCGCGGAGAACATCGACCAGGCCGACGGTGACTACATCTTCACCGGCGTCTACGGCGACCCGAAGGCCACCGACAAGTCCCGCGCCCAGGGCAACCCGCTGTGGAAGAACCTCAAGGCGGTCAAGGAGGGCCGCGCGTACGACGTCCCGGACGAGACCTGGTACCTGGGTCTGGGCGTCACCGCGGCCGAGGAGGTCCTCGCGGACCTGGAGAAGTACCTGACCAAGTAA